A window from Drosophila kikkawai strain 14028-0561.14 chromosome 2L, DkikHiC1v2, whole genome shotgun sequence encodes these proteins:
- the tank gene encoding etoposide-induced protein 2.4 homolog: MAAIKNITLGILYGLWDSIRGMTLVLHIDDEVNRQNAELEQRQLRRNDKDRYERARRSPSPVPSSAAAMIREEYAKQAEENADERSLQKMLSKKTAAAKEEQPQGEKKIAKKLFKCCMLNGGFTWLSIVLFESALLPTLKFCLTIFYGAQSETLPVVWGWLHPILSLLFGMMWVLPIFMLSKIVSSLWFADIANAAYRVRKGRPQLIPGISKLVADFLFSMVVQMLFLVQSMLVNLVPVKYVGSTLCFVHLCLLYSLYSFEYKWFNMGWELHRRLTYIEKNWPYFFGFGIPLTVLTNLSSSVIVSSCIFSIFFPLFILSGNEAKPIVDTTEISLRLFSPVVFISNLCFGGNPWSKANRLSAMQRQQFELQQRQRLLQRDEQLLKQRKQQYVQQQRLQQEQQMRRERSHSRSHTPQLGGPHRYAQAPVFDAGRVRDSSASSTHSSTSPSLSRPPPYYGSTLRGAAPLVPTPVPGAPKAPLTPPVIRQETGPDDWNL; encoded by the exons CGGTACGAAAGAGCGCGCAGATCGCCGTCGCCAGTGCCCAGCTCGGCGGCGGCCATGATCCGTGAGGAGTATGCCAAGCAGGCGGAGGAGAATGCCGACGAGCGGAGTCTGCAAAAGATGCTTAGCAAGAAGACTGCTGCCGCCAAGGAGGAGCAGCCGCAGGG CGAGAAGAAGATCGCCAAGAAGCTGTTCAAGTGCTGCATGCTCAACGGCGGCTTCACCTGGCTGAGCATAGTCCTCTTCGAGTCGGCTTTGCTGCCGACGCTCAAGTTCTGCCTCACCATCTTCTATGGCGCCCAGTCGGAGACCTTGCCCGTTGTCTGGGGCTGGCTGCATCCGATTTTGTCCCTGCTCTTTGGCATGATGTGGGTTCTGCCCATCTTTATGCTGTCCAAGATTGTGAGCTCGCTGTGGTTTGCGGATATAGCAAATGCCGCCTACCGTGTGCGAAAGGGTCGTCCGCAGTTGATTCCGGGGATCAGTAAGCTGGTGGCTGACTTCCTCTTCAGCATGGTGGTGCAGATGCTGTTCCTGGTGCAGAGCATGCTGGTCAACCTGGTGCCTGTGAAGTATGTGGGCTCGACGCTATGCTTTGTGCATCTGTGCCTGCTCTACTCGCTGTACTCCTTCGAGTACAAGTGGTTCAACATGGGCTGGGAGCTCCACCGACGGCTTACCTATATAGAAAAGAACTGGCCTTACTTCTTCGGCTTTGGCATACCGCTCACCGTGCTTACAAACCTCTCCAGCTCGGTGATTGTCAGCAGCTGCATCTTCTCAATTTTCTTCCCTCTGTTTATACTCAGCGGCAATGAGGCGAAGCCCATTGTGGACACCAC TGAGATCTCGCTGCGTCTGTTCTCGCCGGTGGTCTTCATATCGAACCTCTGCTTTGGCGGCAATCCCTGGAGCAAGGCCAACCGGCTGAGTGCCATGCAGCGCCAGCAGTTTGAGCTTCAGCAACGCCAGCGACTGCTCCAGCGTGATGAGCAGCTGCTCAAGCAGCGCAAGCAGCAGTACGTGCAGCAACAGCGtctgcagcaggagcagcagatGCGAAGGGAACGCTCCCATTCGCGTTCGCACACTCCGCAGCTGGGTGGGCCGCATCGGTATGCCCAGGCGCCCGTCTTTGATGCCGGCCGGGTGCGCGACTCCTCTGCCTCGTCCACGCACAGCTCCACCTCGCCGAGCCTCAGCAGGCCGCCGCCTTATTACGGGAGCACGTTGCGCGGAGCTGCACCTCTGGTGCCCACGCCAGTGCCCGGAGCACCAAAGGCGCCGCTCACCCCGCCCGTGATACGCCAGGAGACGGGTCCTGATGACTGGAACTTGTGA
- the Ir25a gene encoding ionotropic receptor 25a, producing MICVKPKTPRKRWLLLLLCLLSGWNTEIAAQTTQNINVLFINEVDNEPAAKAVNVVLTYLKKNIHLGLSVQLDSIEANKTDAKVLLEAICNKYASSIEKKQTPHLILDTTKSGVASETVKSFTQALGLPTISASYGQEGDLRQWRDLDEAKQKYLLQVMPPADIIPEVIRSIVRRLNITNAAILYDDTFVMDHKYKSLLQNIQTRHVITAIAKDGKREREEQIEKLRNLDINNFFILGNLQSISMVLESVKAAYFERNFAWHAITQSEGEVSSQRDNATIMFLKPMAYTQFRDRLGLLRTTYNLNEEPQLASAFYFDLALRSFLTIKEMLQAGAWPKDMEYLNCDDFQGGNTPQRNLDLREYFTKVSEPTSYGMFDLVTQPKQPFNGYSYMKFEMDINVLQIRGGSSVNSKSIGTWTAGLDSPIVVKDEGQMKNLTADTVYRIFTVVQAPFIMRDETAPKGYKGYCIDLINEIAAIVHFDYTIQEVEDGKFGNMDEKGEWNGIVKKLIDKQADIGLGSMSVMAEREIVIDFTVPYYDLVGITIMMQRPSSPSSLFKFLTVLETNVWLCILAAYFFTSFLMWVFDRWSPYSYQNNREKYKDDEEKREFNLKECLWFCMTSLTPQGGGEAPKNLSGRLVAATWWLFGFIIIASYTANLAAFLTVSRLDTPVESLDDLAKQYKILYAPLNGSSAMTYFERMANIEQMFYEIWKDLSLNDSLTPLERSKLAVWDYPVSDKYTKMWQAMQEAALPATLDEAVARVRNSTAATGFAFLGDATDIRYLQLTNCDLQVVGEEFSRKPYAIAVQQGSHLKDQFNNAILTLLNKRQLEKLKEKWWKNDEAQAKCEKPEDQSDGISIQNIGGVFIVIFVGIGMACITLVFEYWWYRYRKNPRIIDVAEVNGDRLNVKDQPGKLVDGVILGNSGERFEKSNAALRPRFNQYPATFKPRF from the exons ATGATTTGTGTGAAACCAAAGACTCCTAGGAAGAGGTGGCTCCTGCTACTGTTGTGCCTGTTGAGTGGTTGGAATACGGAGATCGCAGCTCAAACAACACAGAACATTAATGTTT TGTTCATCAATGAGGTGGACAACGAACCGGCGGCCAAGGCAGTGAATGTGGTGCTCACGTACTTGAAGAAGAACATCCACCTGGGACTCTCTGTGCAACTGGATTCCATTGAGGCAAACAAAACCGATGCTAAGGTGCTCCTAGAAGCAA TTTGCAACAAGTATGCCTCCAGTATTGAGAAGAAACAAACACCACACTTGATCCTGGACACTACAAAATCGGGCGTGGCGTCAGAAACGGTCAAGAGTTTCACCCAGGCATTGGGTTTGCCCACTATTAGTGCCTCTTATGGCCAGGAGGGTGACCTGAGGCAGTGGCGTGATTTGGATGAGGCAAAGCAAAAATATCTGCTACAGGTGATGCCGCCGGCAGACATTATACCCGAGGTTATCCGGAGTATTGTGAGGCGTCTCAATATCACCAATG CTGCCATCTTGTACGACGACACCTTTGTGATGGACCACAAGTACAAGTCCTTGCTGCAGAATATCCAGACACGACATGTCATCACTGCCATTGCCAAGGATGGCAAACGGGAGAGAGAAGAACAGATCGAAAAGCTGCGCAATTTGGACattaacaacttttttattctGGGCAATCTTCAGTCTATAAGCATGGTTTTGGAGTCCGTAAAGGCGGCGTATTTTGAGCGAAACTTTGCCTGGCATGCCATTACGCAGAGTGAGGGCGAGGTGAGCAGTCAGAGGGATAATGCCACCATTATGTTCCTGAAGCccatggcgtatacgcaatttcGAGATCGTTTGGGTCTTCTGCGTACGACTTACAATCTCAACGAGGAACCGCAACTGGCATCGGCCTTCTACTTTGATTTGGCTTTGAGGAGCTTCCTTACCATCAA AGAAATGCTGCAAGCAGGCGCCTGGCCCAAGGACATGGAGTACCTGAACTGTGACGATTTCCAGGGCGGCAATACACCCCAACGCAACCTGGATTTGCGGGAGTACTTTACCAAG GTTAGCGAGCCGACATCATATGGAATGTTCGACCTGGTCACGCAACCCAAGCAGCCCTTCAATGGCTACAGCTAtatgaaatttgaaatggatATAAATGTGCTCCAGATTCGAGGTGGTAGTTCGGTCAACAGCAAATCGATTGGCACCTGGACAGCCGGTCTCGATTCACCCATCGTTGTCAAGGACGAGGGACAGATGAAGAATCTAACCGCTGATACAGTCTATCGTATCTTCACAGTTGTG CAAGCCCCCTTTATCATGCGCGATGAGACGGCGCCAAAGGGTTATAAAGGTTACTGCATAGATCTGATCAATGAGATTGCCGCCATTGTCCATTTCGATTACACCATCCAAGAGGTGGAAGATGGCAAATTTGGCAATATGGACGAGAAGGGTGAATGGAATGGTATTGTCAAGAAGCTGATTGATAAACAAGCGGACATTGGTCTCGGCAGCATGTCCGTGATGGCAGAACGTGAAATTGTCATTGACTTTACGGTGCCCTACTACGATTTGGTGGGTATAACCATCATGATGCAGCGACCCAGCTCGCCCAGTTCGCTGTTCAAGTTCCTCACTGTCCTGGAGACAAATGTGTGGCTGTGCATCCTAGCAGCCTACTTCTTTACCAGCTTTCTGATGTGGGTCTTTGATCGCTGGAGTCCTTATAGTTATCAGAACAACAGGGAAAAGTACAAGGATGATGAGGAGAAGCGGGAGTTCAATCTCAAAGAGTGTCTGTGGTTCTGTATGACTTCATTGACGCCGCAAGGTGGCGGAGAGGCTCCCAAAAATCTTTCAGGACGTCTAGTGGCCGCCACTTGGTGGTTGTTTGG TTTCATCATTATTGCCTCGTACACCGCCAACTTGGCTGCCTTTTTGACCGTCTCCCGTTTGGATACGCCCGTGGAAAGCCTGGATGACCTGGCCAAGCAGTACAAGATCTTATATGCTCCACTTAATGGCTCCTCGGCCATGACTTATTTCGAGCGTATGGCCAATATCGAGCAGATGTTTTATGAGATTTGGAAAGATCTTTCCTTGAATGACTCCCTGACCCCTTTGGAGCGTTCCAAGCTGGCTGTTTGGGATTATCCTGTTAGCGACAAGTACACCAAGATGTGGCAGGCCATGCAGGAGGCAGCTCTGCCAGCAACTCTAGATGAGGCGGTGGCCAGGGTAAGAAATTCGACGGCAGCCACGGGTTTTGCTTTTCTAGGCGATGCCACGGATATCCGGTACCTGCAGTTGACCAACTGCGATCTGCAGGTGGTGGGCGAGGAGTTTTCCCGGAAACCCTACGCCATTGCCGTTCAGCAAGGCTCACATCTCAAGGATCAGTTTAATAATGC AATCTTGACGCTGCTTAACAAACGACAACTGGAGAAACTCAAGGAGAAATGGTGGAAGAACGACGAGGCCCAGGCCAAGTGCGAGAAGCCAGAGGATCAATCTGATGGCATCTCCATCCAGAATATCGGCGGCGTCTTTATCGTCATTTTCGTGGGTATTGGCATGGCTTGCATAACCCTGGTGTTTGAGTACTGGTGGTACAGATACCGCAAGAATCCAAGGATCATCGATGTGGCCGAGGTCAACGGCGATCGTTTGAATGTCAAGGATCAGCCGGGCAAGCTAGTCGATGGCGTTATCCTGGGCAACTCGGGCGAGCGCTTTGAGAAATCGAATGCTGCACTGCGTCCGCGCTTTAACCAGTATCCGGCCACCTTTAAGCCGCGTTTTTAG
- the Fnta gene encoding protein farnesyltransferase/geranylgeranyltransferase type-1 subunit alpha: MGDSSDEEYLGTDWLPYSARSEWADVEPLAQDDGTNPVVSIAYSQMFREVFDYMRAVIARGEKSQRALDLTTDALRLNPANYTVWQYRRDILRELKADLNAELDYLSEVIGQNAKNYQVWHHRRVIVEMLNDPSNELELTENALVNDGDAKNYHAWQHRQWAIRTFNLYDDELNFVDRLISEDQRNNSAWNQRFFVIKHFGFSPDLIQRELTYTMNRIRIIKNNESAWNYLVGVMRQGGKGQGLSSYPEVVAFVEEIYQAGNRSPYLLAFLVDLYQEQALNQKVSQSDQLARKVYGLCEELSTKHDVIRRKYWQYVATHLKNQLSKAAEQQQEQQH; this comes from the exons ATGGGCGACAGCTCGGACGAGGAGTACCTGGGCACGGACTGGCTGCCATACAGCGCGCGCTCCGAGTGGGCGGACGTAGAGCCGCTGGCCCAGGATGACGGTACCAATCCGGTGGTGTCCATTGCCTACAGCCAGATGT TCCGTGAGGTGTTCGACTACATGCGTGCAGTGATTGCGCGTGGCGAGAAGTCTCAGCGCGCTCTGGACCTCACCACGGATGCACTGCGCCTGAACCCGGCCAATTACACGGTGTGGCAGTACAGACGTGACATTCTGCGCGAACTGAAGGCCGATCTGAACGCTGAGCTGGACTATTTGAGCGAGGTAATTGGCCAGAATGCCAAGAACTATCAGGTGTGGCACCACCGGCGCGTCATTGTCGAGATGCTGAATGATCCCAGCAACGAGCTGGAGCTCACGGAGAATGCCCTGGTAAATGATGGCGATGCCAAGAACTACCATGCCTGGCAGCACCGCCAGTGGGCCATACGCACCTTCAA CCTCTATGATGATGAACTGAACTTTGTGGACCGTTTAATTAGCGAGGACCAACGCAACAATTCAGCCTGGAACCAGCGCTTCTTTGTGATCAAGCATTTTGGTTTCTCGCCGGATCTAATCCAGCGGGAGCTTACCTACACGATGAATAGGATTCGGATTATCAAGAACAACGAGAGTGCCTGGAACTATCTGGTCGGTGTGATGCGACAGGGTGGCAAAGGCCAAGGACTGAGCAGTTACCCAGAGGTGGTGGCCTTCGTGGAGGAGATCTATCAGGCCGGCAACCGGTCTCCGTATTTGTTGGCCTTCCTTGTCGATTTATACCAAGAGCAGGCTTTGAATCAAAAGGTTAGCCAAAGCGATCAGTTGGCCCGCAAGGTCTACGGTCTGTGCGAGGAGCTGTCCACCAAGCACGATGTTATCCGTCGCAAGTACTGGCAGTATGTGGCCACCCATTTAAAGAACCAGCTGAGCAAGGCcgccgagcagcagcaggagcagcagcattaG
- the LOC108077145 gene encoding uncharacterized protein translates to MEIIPEGKHFRLVHESELPEILVTLERYLPESLKFHQTIKTYLNDRIWDFKFYVAKDWPDKPIILHFPGCTLAPHNNIYQTLGIFCPSAHIEHVDMLRTEDVLIDWQKPMYLNFTHIAIMNRLDDFYSKFGVMERLSGDIYVCNKLNADLELDPLPEDAEMRLLTLDNVHGIHDLYPANEIECVQLFDILVRKLPGLGIFRKDTGELAAWMVHSYYGAMFSMQTRPDFRRMGYGIRLAKSLTQLVIERGYTPFVVIRPGNDASRNLYTKLGYEKAFETCRVRMTPDCYEDSTVGTIGNTSYGKFPPLPQGECVVVTKLARKHVPGESQTVDEGIEDMLAEKCDIGGDEARERKTTTDEGIGEDK, encoded by the exons ATGGAAATCATTCCTGAAGGTAAACACTTTCGTTTGGTGCATGAATCAGAGCTTCCAGAAATTTTGGTAACTTTAGAACGCTATTTGCCGGAATCATTAAAG TTTCATCAAACCATAAAAACGTACCTGAATGATCGTATTTGGGATTTCAAGTTTTATGTTGCTAAAGATTGGCCCGACAAACCGATAATTCTCCATTTTCCAGGATGCACGCTTGCG CCGCACAACAATATATACCAAACGCTTGGCATATTTTGTCCATCCGCACACATCGAGCATGTCGATATGCTGCGCACCGAAGATGTACTTATAGATTGGCAGAAGCCTATGTACCTGAACTTTACGCACATCGCCATTATGAATCGCCTGGATGACTTCTACTCCAAGTTCGGTGTGATGGAACGACTCAGTGGTGATATCTACGTGTGCAACAAGCTGAACGCCGATCTGGAGCTGGATCCGCTGCCGGAGGATGCGGAGATGCGACTGCTGACACTGGACAATGTCCATGGCATCCACGATCTATATCCTGCCAATGAAATCGAGTGCGTCCAGCTGTTTGACATCCTTGTCCGCAAGCTGCCCGGCCTGGGCATTTTTCGCAAGGACACTGGAGAGCTAGCCGCCTGGATGGTTCACTCCTACTATGGCGCCATGTTCTCAATGCAAACACGTCCAGACTTTAGGCGAATGGG CTATGGCATCCGGCTGGCCAAGTCACTGACCCAGCTAGTGATCGAGCGCGGCTACACGCCCTTCGTTGTGATACGTCCAGGAAACGATGCGTCCCGTAATCTGTACACCAAGCTGGGCTATGAGAAGGCCTTCGAGACTTGCCGGGTCCGGATGACGCCGGACTGTTACGAGGACAGCACCGTGGGCACAATTGGGAACACATCCTACGGCAAGTTTCCGCCGCTGCCGCAGGGCGAGTGCGTGGTGGTGACCAAGCTGGCGCGAAAGCATGTGCCCGGCGAGAGCCAGACGGTGGATGAGGGCATCGAGGATATGTTGGCTGAAAAATGTGATATCGGCGGCGATGAGGCGAGGGAGCGCAAGACCACGACCGACGAGGGCATCGGCGAGGACAAGTAG